Genomic DNA from Brockia lithotrophica:
CGTCGACCTGATCGAGGAAAAGTGCATGGTGCACGGCGACCTCGACTGCGAGTACATCGCCGTAAAGCTCCCGGATGCCGTAAAGCTCCCGGATGAAGCCTCCCGCCGAGTCTACGAGGAAACGCCGTAGCCCGCGGGGAGGAAAAGCAAAAGCCGGGCGGTAGAACCGCCCGGCTTTTGCCTGTGCGCCCGCGGGGATTCGCTTCCCTCAGTGGACCTCCGCCCCGTGCTCCTCCACCGTCTCCGAAACCTCGCGGATCACCGTGTCCACGAAGCGAAAACCTTCTTCCGTCTCCGCGAGGTCCTTTACACTCAACATCCCCACGACGCGTCCGCCTTCGACGACGATCAGGCGGCGGATTTGATGCTCTGCCATGAGCTTTGCCGCCTCAAGGAGCGGGCGATCCGGTGTGATGGTGACGGGATTCGGGGTCATCACGTCGGCTACGCGCAGGTTCCCGTCCTTGGCCTCGGAAAGCGCGCGGACGACGATGTCGCGGTCGGTGACGATCCCGAGCAGCCTCCCGTCCGCTCCGACGACGGGCAGCGCGCCGATGTCGTGCTCCTTCATCCGTCGGGCCACTTCCGCAAGGATCATCTGCGGGTCGGCCGTGATGACCTGCTGAGCCATGACGTCGGCTACGCGGGTCACGGCGTTCACCTCCTCGGAGAATCCGACCTTATCCTTTGCGGGATTCTCCGCTCCTATGTGCGCTCCCCGAGCGATTCGCCGCAAGACCGGGAGGCCTCCTGCGCCGCCCGACCGCCGATACCGAATATAATGGGTAAGAAGCAAGGAGAATGCCTGCGGACGAGGTGAAAGACGATTTCTCCTCGGCGTCTACCCCGAGAACAACCTGCTGCGGTGATCCCCTTTTCTCCCGCGTCGCCGCGGAGAGGTTCCTACGAACTCGAAAAACAAGCGGCCGTCTCGTCGGGCCCGGACTACGTCCTCCTCCTCCTCACGGTACTCCTCGTGATCTTCGGGCTCACGATGGTGTGGAGCGCCAGCCTCCCCGAGATCCGGATTTCCGTGCCACCCCAATCTCCCGCGCCCGCGTCCGCCTTCCGCTTCCTCCTTCAACCCGGCACTCTGAGTTGGGTCGAGCGACAGCTCCTCTGGGCGGGTCTCGGGAGCGTCGTTCTCGTCGCGGCGATGCACTTCCCCCTCCGCCTTCTCCGGAAGCTCACCCCCCTCGCCCTCGCCTCGGCGTACGTCTTCCTCGTCCTCGTCCTCGTACCGCACGTGGGCACGGAGGTGAACGGCTCGCGATCCTGGCTTCGGTTCGGGGGCCTTTCCTTTCAACCTTCCGAATTCGCCAAACTCGCCCTCCTCTTGTACCTCGCCGCCTTCGTAGCCAACCGCGGAGAGCGTATCGCGCGTTTCCGCGAGGGATTCCTTCCTCCGCTCTTCGTCGGGGGGAGCCTCGCCTTCCTCGTCCTCCTGGAAAACGACCTCGGAACGGCGGCCATCCTCCTCGGGACGACGCTCGTCGTCCTCTACCTCTCCGGCGCCGATCTCCGCCACCTCCTGCTCGTCGGCGTCGTCGCCGCAGCGGGAATTGCCTTGGCCATTTTCCTCGTCCCGTACCGGATGAACCGCCTCTTCGCCTTCCTCGATCCTTGGTCGGATCCCCAAGGCCGCGGATACCACCTCATCCAATCCCTGTACGCCATCGCCCACGGCCGCCTGGGCGGCGTGGGGCTGGGCTACGGGACGCAAAAGGCCTACTACCTCCCCTACGCCCACAACGACTTCATCTTCGCCGTCGTCATCGAAGAACTCGGGGCGATCGGCGGAGCACTCCTCCTCTTCCTCCTCGCCTCCCTCGTGCTCCGCATCGCCTTTCTCGCCGCGCGGACGGACGACCCCTTTGCCCGCACGCTGGCGTACGGCATCGCGGCTTCCCTCTCCATTCAGACGATGTTCAACCTCGGGGGTGTCACCGGCCTCCTCCCGATCACCGGCGTGACCTTACCCTTCATCAGCTACGGCGGAACGTCCCTCGTGGTGAGCCTCGGAGAAGTCGGCATCGCCCTGGCGATCTCCCGGCTCCGCCGAGTTTCCCGCTGAGCGATCCCTTTCCTCCGAACGCGCGCCCTCCGACCGTCCGGCCTCCGCGGCGGGGAGCTCGGGAGGTCGCCCTTTTCGCTCGCGGACTTCTTCGACAAAGACGTCCACGGCGTCCAATACGTGGCCCGTAAAGCGTTCCACGTCTTCGCGGACGCGCCGCTGGACTTCGCGCGCCACGCTTCGGATGTCCGCGCCGTAGTCTACGGCAAGGCGCACGAATGCGGAAAACCGTCCGCCATCTCGACGCAACTGCACGGCGGGACCGCCGAGCCGCCCCCAAAGGCGGTACACCCGGCCGCCCGCGTACGGCTCGTCTGCGGGATGGGCGCCGGGCGTATCCTCCACGGCGAGACGGGCCAGGAGGGAAATCACCTCCGTAGCCACGCCGTGGTCCTTTGTTTCAGATTCTTTAGAATAGACACGGTTCGACGGCGTTTCCGGCATGTCGGGCCGGGGCGGAAGGTCGCCCGAGCGGGGGGCACCGGCTCCTTTCGAAAGCGCCTCTCCGCTTCGGTGTTCCCGGTCGGAAGTGTCCATCGGCATCTGCCGGCCTCCTTTACCTGCGGCGGCCGCTGCCGCTCTCGCTTCATTATAGCGCAGCACCATTCATATTCCCGTACACCCCGGTAAAAACTACGTGCGAGGCGAAAGTTGCCAACGTACGGAGGCTGCGCGCGCCCTCGCCGCGAACGGCATCCGGAGGGAGGGACCGCCGTGTTTCGCCCCTGGTCCATCTTTCGGCGCCGCCGGGAGAAGCGCCGCTCCCTAGAAGAAGCGGCGGCAAAGCGCACGGGCGTACCGGGTACGAAGTGCCCGAAGTGCCCCGTCTCTCCCAAGCTCGAGGTAAACGTCGCCAAGGTACGCGAGCACTTTCATTCGCCGCAAAACCTCGACCTCAAGGTGCGCCCCATCGCCTACGGCCGGCGCAAGGCGGCAATCGTTTACCTGGAAGGGACCATCGAAGAGAGCACGATCGACGAGGCCGTGATCCGGCCGTTGAACGAACGGGCCGCCGCCGTCACCGGAAAAAAGGCCTACACGGAGATTACGACGATCCTCGACTCGCTCCACCTGGACTACGTGGAGGAGATGGAGGACGCGCTCCAGCACCTCCTCGACGGGCACATCGTCTTCTTCATCGACGGAATCCGCCGCGCCTTCGCCATCGACTTTTCCTTCTTTCCCACGCGTTCCGTTCAGGAACCCAAGATCGAACACGTCCTCAAAGGGCCGCAGGAAGCCTTTGTGGAAGACCTGCACCAGAACCTCGCCATCCTCCGCCGCTACCTGCGCTCGCCCAACCTCGTCCACGAGTCCTTCCGTATCGGAGCGGAGACGCGCACGGAGGTGGCCCTCCTCTACCTCAAGGGGACGGCAAGCGGAGAACTCGTCGACCGCTTTCGCCGGCGGCTCGGCGAGCTGGCGCAGGCGAACTTTCAGCGCGTCGTCTTCATCGAGGAACTCCTCGACCCGTACCCAAAAAGCCTTCTCCCCTCCTTCCTCGTCACGGAGCGACCCGACCGCGCGGCCTTCCACCTCCTGGAGGGCCACGTCGTCCTCATGCAGGAGAACTTCCCATCCGTCCTCATCGCTCCCGCCCCGCAGTGGAACCTCCTGCACACGCCGGACGAACACTACCAGCGGTGGGCCTACGGGAACTTCCTCCGGGGGCTTCGGACCTCCGCCTTCTTTCTGAACCTCCTCGCTCCCGCCCTCTACGTCGCCGCCGTAAACTTCCACCCGGAGACGATCCCCCTCGACCTCCTCATCTCCATCGCCGGGTCGCGCGAGTACGTCCCCTACCCGACTGTCGTCGAAGTCCTCCTCATGGAATTTAGCTTCGAGCTCATCCGGGAAGCCTCCACGCGGATCCCCACGCAGATCGGACCCACGATCGGCATCGTCGGCGCCCTCATCCTCGGACAGGCGGCCGTTCAGGCCGGTCTCATCAGCCCCATCCTCGTGATCGTCGTGGCGATCACCGCCCTCGCCTCTTTTGCCATCCCCGATCAGAACCTCGGGTTTTTCCTCCGGATCATGCGCTTTTTCTTCATCTTTGCCGCGGCGCTCTTCGGCTTCCTCGGCATCGCCACGCTCTTCGCCGTGCTCCTCGCCTACATGGTCTCTCACGAGCCGTTCGGCGTCGGACACATGGCCCCCGTCGCCCCCTACCTCCCCTCTTCCAAGGACACCTTCTTCCGCCGCACCTTCTGGGAGGAGACCCACAACCCGGAAACCGCCATGCCCGAGGCCAAGCTCCGCCTTCAGCTCCCCTTCCGCAAAGTCCCCGCGCGGGATCCCGCACGCGAGAGCACCCGAAAACCGAGGTCGTAGGCGGGAAAAACCGGTTTCCGGAAGGGCGCGCGGACGCAGCGCACCGGGAAAAGACCCCCCAGGAGAGGAGGGGGCGCGTGGAAACGCCGTCTACCAACCGACGCATCGGCTTTCGCGAGCTCACGACGACCACGTTTTTCCTCGTCGCCATCCGCGGCACGGACGAAAACACGACCCTCTACTTTCAAATCGGCGGCAACGCCGCATGGATGGTCCCCCTCCTGCAGTGGCTCGCCTTCGTCTCTCTCTTCGTCCCGCTCACGCGGAAGATGGAACGCCACGGCGCCGACGACGTCTTTCGCCTCCTCAAGCTCATGTGGGGGCCGACGGCGACGCGCCTCGTCGCCTCGGGCCTCTTCCTCCTCCTTCTCGCCCTCGGGGCGCTCTGCTTCCGTCCGTACGTCGTGATGCTCACGGTGATGTTCTACCTGCGCACGCCCGAACACGCCGTAGGCCTCGTGCTTCTCTTGGGCGGGATGTACGTCGCCTCTCGCGGCTACGAGGCGATCGGGCGAATGGGGAGCATGTTTTTCGTGTACGCCATGCTTTTCTTCGTCCTTCTCATCCTCGGCATCGCCGACCTCGTGGACCCGTCCTACACCTTCCCCCTCTTCGGCCCGGGCATCCCGCAGATCCTCCGGGAATCTTTCCTCACCCTGGGCTTCTTCGGCGAGCCGTTTTTCCTCGCCTTCCTCGCGGGCGCGACGAAAGGGGGCGTCCCAACCTTTCGCCGGGCGATCCTCACGGGGACGGGAATAGCCGCCTCGATGATGAGCACGTTCTTCCTCATGTACTTGTGGGTCTTTGGCTTCCCCAGCGTAAACGACATCCTCTTCCACTACCAGCAGCTCACGCGTTTCGCCCACTTCGGGCTCTACATCTCCCACATCGAGGCGATCTTCCTCTACATATGGGTCATGGCCTCCGTGGCGCGGCTCGCCGTCGTCCTCTACCTCCTCGTCCAGCTCCTCCGCCTCGCCCTGGATGTGCCCGAGGGAAGGCCGCTTCTCCCGCTCGTGACCGCCTACCTCTTCCTCACGAGCCTCATCCCCGTGGGGATCAACGACATCTTCCGCTGGAAGTACGCCGTCGTCGTCTCCGCCACCTTTGCCATGCTCCTCTTGGGCTTTGCCGTCGTGCTCTGGCCGCTCCCCGCCGGGAAGCGGCCGCCCTTGGGAGGAAGGCTCCACTAGTAGAGGAGGACGAAGGCGATGCAAAAGGCAAAACGACAAAAACCGAGATTCGTCGTCCTCTTCCCCCGTGCGCCGCGGAAAGGAGATTTCCCCGAAGTGATGTCACGGTCGGCAGTGCGCGGCCGCCGAAGAGGCCAGTTCCGCATGCTGGGGCGCGCCGTCCTCCTCCTCATGGGGGTAGGCGGGGTCCTGTCCCTGGGCGGCTGTTGGGACAAGGCGGAACTCGAGGACATCGTCTTCGCCTCGTCCATCGGCCTCGACCGCGCGGAACAACCGGGTCGGCTGGACGTCACCTTCGAGCTCATGAACACCAAAAAGGCCTCTATCCCCATCGGCCAGACGGCGCAAGAGGAGCCAAACGTCACGCATGTAACGGTGCGCAACACGACGCCCATCTGGGCGCGGGATATCGCGAACTCCGTGGTCACCCGGCGGATCAACATCTCCCACGTCCAGACGATCGTCATCGGCGAGGAACTCGTGCGCCAGGAGGACCTCTTCGTCACCCTCGCCGCGGCGCTCCGCGACCCGGAGATGCGCCGGGCGACGCCGATCATCGTGACGCGCGAGCGGGCGGAGGATTTCCTGCGGAACAACCGCCCTCGGTTTGAAACGCTTCCGTACATCTTCTATCGCTTCAAGCTCAACCGCTGGAAGGACACGGGAACCGTCCCCATCTCCACGCTCAACGAGTTCCTTCGCGCCTACAGCATCGACGCCGGATACCTCGTCACGTATGCCACGGCCCAACGCGACGACGCCCGGGAAGGGCGCGACGACCGCGCCCTTCCCGGGGAACTCCGCATAGAAGGAGGGGACCCCGTGGAGATGATCGGGAGTGCCGCCCTCGCGCGGGGGAAGATGGTCGGAGCGCTCACGGGATACGAGACGCGGTTCGCCCTCCTCCTCGGAAACCAACTCCACGTGGCGACCTACCTCATCGGTTTTCGCGACCCCGTAAACCCGACGTACTACGTCTCCACGCGGATCCAAAACTGGGAGGGGCCGCACATCCACATCGACGTAAGCCGCGACATCCCGCGGATCACCGTCGACATCCCCTTCCGCGTGGAGGTCCTCTCCGTTCCCTCGCGGGTGGACTACGTAAACGACGCCGGGAAGCGGAAGCTCCTCCACGAGAGCATCCGCAAGGAGATCGAGTCGGCCTTCCGTCAGGTCGTCCACCGGGCGCAGCACGAGTTTGAAACGGACATCTTCGGCTGGAGCCGATTCGCGCTTAGGCTTTTCCCCACGTGGGAAGACTACCGTCGGTACGATTTCCCGAAAAAATTTCCCCGCGCCAACGTAGACGTTCACGTGGACGTAAAGATCATCAACTTCGGAAAGACCGTCACCACCGAGGAAGAATCTCCGGAACCCAAGATGCGCTGGTGATGTACGCGATGGCCACCTTGATCACCCTCTTCGTCGCCGGCGGCGGCGCACTCCACGCCATCTTCTGGGCGCAAACGCTTCGCCGAGAACAAAAAACGGCCCAAGCGTGGGCCGTTATCCTCCTCGCCCTAGGCCTTTTGCCCCTCGCCGTCTACCTCGTCCTCCGGCCGTACTGAAAGGAGGACATGCCCCGACCGCCCTCACGGAGTCGGCCGGCACCCGGCATCCGGTCGGGATACGCTGGCGTCCCGGGAGACTTCCGCATCGAGGAGGGCGAGCTCTTCCTCCAGGCGGTCGAGGATCCGCTTCCCCTCCTCGCGCGAGATGAGGCCGAGACGTACGGCAAAGTCCACCTCGCGGGAAAGGCCGAACATCTGCGTATCGAGAACCTCTTGGTAGAGGGGACAGTTCGGGAGGACGAGATTTTCCCGCTGCACGCGGATGAGGCGCACGATGCGCTCCGCATCGGATTCGAGGAGTTCCAGCGCCTTGGCGGCGAAGCCGATGTTGTCCATGCAAACCTCCCCCGACCGGGACACCCTTTACACATTACTATAGCACAACGGAATCGGAGATTCGAACGTTCGCGCCCCCCGTCTCGTTTCGTCGGCGCCCTACCGCGCTTCCGAGGCAGGGCGCGGCGCGAGAAGGAGGGCGGTGCGGCGCCCATCCCCGACTTCGAGGACGACGTAGGGGGAACCGGGGAGGCGGCGGGACGCCTCTTCTGGCGAGATCGCACCGAAGTATCCGTCGATCTCGCCGCGGCGCAGGGCGGCGATCCCTTCCGACCAGGGAAGTTCGCGAAAGCGCACCGCGCCCCCGTGCTCCTCCGCCCAACGGCGCACGGCCAAGGCTTCTTCGCCTTGCGGATCGCGGTCGCTCCGATGGGGAACGACGCCTCCGTCGAAGCCGATCACGTACACGAGGTCCGTATTCCGCAGGAGGCAATCTGCCTCGTTTCCCCCTCGTTCCGCCGGAAGCCCGCCTCCGAAGGCGGGGGGGCGTTCCGGGAGGAAATCGCTTCCCCCGCCTTGCGCATGTGCCGAAACCGAACCGTCTCCGTCCGGACGGGTCACGGCGACGATGGACAAGGCGCCGTCCCTTTCGCGGCGGAAGCGATAGCGCCAGCGGACGAGGGTGCCGCTCTCCCACTCCTCCTCCACATCCGCCTCGAGCAGTTCACCTCCCGCGCCGTCCAGGACACGGCGGGGGTTTCGGTCGGACGGGCAGAGGCGGATCCTCCGCGGCCGAAGTTCGGGCGCACCCGCGGGAAGTTCTCCCCGCGCAATCATGTCCGCGAGGAGGAGGCGGAGTTCCTCGCTCGTCCCCTCCAAGAGAGAGGCGTCTCGCTTTCGGAGGGCTTCGTCGAAGGAGACGGCAAAGCGCACGGCAACCTCGAGTACCTCGGGTGCCAGATTTTCGAAGCCGGGGGCGGTGCCGAGCCACCAGACAACGGCGTCGGCATCCGCCGCCCGCTCGGGGAGGAGCTTTCGCACGGCCGGGCAAGGTTTCGACGCGTCCGCGTCCGCTTCCGCTTTTGCCTTCGGCTGGAGTTCGGGAAACTCGAGGTCGTCCTGCGGCGCGGGCCGGGGGCTTGCGCAGGAGTACCGAAGTTCTCCGGCTACGGGAGGGAACGGGCCAAATCTCCCCCGCTCTCCTTCCGGTAGGGAGAGGACGACCTCCTCGCCCGTGCCCACGAGGAGTTCGAGCGTCCCGGACCGGGGATCGGGGAACCCGCGTTCCGCTCCTCCCACAACCCAAACGTACAGAGCCGGAAGGTAAACGCGAAACGAGCGCCCTACCCGGACGAGAGAAAAAGGCGGGGAAAGGGTTCCGTCCGCCTCACCCGCAGACGCGAGGCGGGCGCCGAGCCACTCTCGGTAGGAAGGATCGGAACGGTAGGCGGCCGCGAGAAGGTTTCCCCAGTCGCGAGGAACCGAACGCCACCGTCCCGCTTCGTCGCGGGTCAAAGCGTAAGACGCCACCGCGTCCGGGTCACCCCGCTCCAGGGCCGAGAGAAAAGCTCCCCGCGTAGCCTCCGGGGCGCGCAAGAGCTCCCACCGTTCGGCCGCGCGAAACCCGGCCCCCGCCGCCGAGGCCGAGACGACGAGAAACACCCCCAACCGAACGAAAAAGCGGCGCGCAACGACCCGCGCCGCGCAGCCGTCGGCGCCGAAAGCGCACGAGCGAACGGCACCGGAGCGGAAAGCACGCGCCACGCAGCGGTCGAGAAAAGACGCCGCGCCGCGGATACGCCGCCGGATCGGCTCGAACCCAAACACGCCGTCACCATCTCCGCCCGTAGCCTTCGGGAGGACGTACACCCGAAAGGTACGCCGCCCCCGTTGTCGCGACGCCGAAGAGGCGCGCCGTTGCCTTACGCCCTTATTTATGTATTGCACGTGGGGGAGAGACCTCACGCGCTGAGCATCCCCCAGGCGAGGAAAAGGCCGTAGGCTACGAGGGCCCAAAAGGAGGTGCGCACAGGCGAGGCGCCGAGCTCGGGCGTGAGGGCCACGCCGAGCAACGATCCTCCCAAAAGACCGCCGAAGGCGAGGACCGGGTGGACGGAGGCAAAGGCGAACAAGAGGAGCAAGGTGATCCCGAGGAGGACGCCTGCATCGACGAGAAATTCGCGCCCCAAAAGGCGGCGGCGACGGAAGAGAAAGCTCATGAGACCGCCGACGAGGGCGTACAACGCCGCCGTCCCGCCCCACGCTTCCGCACCCGAGAGGGCCTCCGCCCAGCGCACGCCCAAAAGGCCACCTCCGACGTAGATGGTGATAAGGCGCGCCGTTCCGAAGGCGCTCTCGACGGGCGGGGCGAGGACGTAGAGGGCAAACGCGGCAAGGACGAGTGAGGAAAACCCGCCGAAGACGAAGGAAGACCCGAGTCCCTCCAGAACGAGGCCGAAGATCCCGGCGTGGCGTACCCAGCATTCCTGCACGCGATCCGCAAGCTCGGGCCAGGAGAGGAGAAGGTACGTGACGGCGGACGTCCCGAGGAGGAGGTACGTCCCGAGCATGGGCGGCCGTGCCTCGAAGCTCCCGTCCGAGGGAGAGGAAACGCCGCGCCCTTTCCGACGCAAACCTCCTGCCAAGACCGAAGAAGAAAAGGAGCCGCTCCACCAGCTGGCATAACGCGGGAGGCGCGGGCGAAGGCCGTCCGCAAGGACCTCTTGCCAAAACGCGCACTCCCGCTCCGCGAGGCGCGTCCGAGGGTCTTCCCCCGCCCCGGAGAGGCCGGGAGACCTCGCACCGTTTGCGGCCGAAGAAGGGGAAACCGGCCCGGAAACCTCTCGGACGGGTCCTCGCCTCCCCGAGGCGCCGAAGGAGCAAAGCGACAAACGAATCTCTCCCGCCCCGGCCGTGGGTACCTCGGCGACGGAAAGCACGAAACCCCCGTCGGCGGGCGAAAGCATTCCGAGCAAGAAGTCCATGGATCCGCGAACTTCCGAAAGCGCGACGCGTACCTCGCCGTCGCCGGGGGACGGGACGCGGCCTTCCGGCGCACCCGCCGCGCGTGCTCCGCACGCGACGTAGAGGAGAACCGCCTCGAGGGACGGGACGCGGAAGCGCCGCCGAAGCATTTCCCCCATGCGCGCCGTCGCCCGCACGACTTCGGAAAGCGGGAACGTACCCGACGCCGCACAGAAGAGGCGCACGTACGTGACGCGATCCCCGGCCTTCTCCACGAGGTGAACGGAAGGACGCACCCCGCGGACGTCGAGGGCGTCCCGCCATGCCACGATGCGAAACCCGCGCCTCTGGATGTAGGCCTCGACGAGCGCCCAAAAAGTCGCTTCCCCCTGCACCTCTCCCTCCACCGCGCCGTCCCTCCTCCCGAACGAACGCCCGTACGCGAAACGAGGGTGGTCCGCCTCTACGGCTTCCCACCCCCGTCGGAGAGGAACGCAAACCGGCCGCGTCTATGGTGTCGTCCTTCCGGCCCCTCCCGCTCCGGGCAGGTCGGGACCGAAAAGGAGGTCGCGTTCACTGAAACCGTTCCTCGATGAGCTCGCTCACTTCGTACCAGTAGTCCTCCAGGCTGGGGGCGAAGAAGTAGTGGACGCCGTCGACTTCCACGTGTACGACGCTCTCGAGCTCCTTCATGAGGTCCACGCGCTCCTGCGGCGTGAACGAACGGCCGAGCTCGCGCTCCGCCTCGACCCACAGCATGCGGTAGGCGTCTTCGTAGAAGCGCTCCAACCCCAATCGCGGAGCGGCCTCGTAAAAGGGGCTGCGAATGCGCTTCTTCACCAAGAGCGACACCTTCTTCACGTCCACCACCTCTTCTTTCTCCCGCGCGGCACCGAAAGCGCATCTCCGCGGCCGCTTCGCCTCTAAGCATACTATATTTCTTCGAGCACCTTAAGACCTAAAACGTCCAACCCGTCGGCGAGCACGCGGGCGACGCGGGCCACGAGGGCGAGCTTGGCCCGGCGTTCTTCCGGGTCTTCGACGAGGATCCGCTCTTCCTGGTAGTACCGGTTGAAGGCCTTGGCGACGTCGAGGATGTGGCGGGCCACGGCGCTCGGCTCGTAGAGTTCGATCCCTTTGCGCACGGCCCGGGGGTAGGCGGCGACGAGCTTGAGCAGTTCCCACCCTCGGTCGCCCGCAATCGCCCGCACGTCCGGGAGGACGTCGGCCAACGCCTCTTCGCAGGCCGCCCCCGCCCGGCGAAATAGGCTCTTTGCCCGCGCGTACGTGTACTGCACGTAAGGACCCGTCTCCCCTTCGAAGCTCAGGGCTTCCTCCATGTCGAAGTCGATGTCGTGAAGCCTGCTCTGCCGAAGGTCGTTGAAGATCACCGCCCCGACGCCGATCGCTTCGGCCACGCCTTCTTTGTCCGCCAGGTGGGGGCTCTTCTCCTCGAGAATCTGGAGGGCGCGCGCCTTCGCTTCGTCGAGCACCTCTTCGAGGAAGATCACCCGCCCGCGGCGCGTGGAGAGCTTCTTGCCTCCGAAGCGGAGAAGGCCGAAGGGAACGTGGACGATCGCGTCGGCCCACGGGTAGCCCATGCGCCGGAGCACGCCGCGAAGCTGTTCGAAGTGAAGGGACTGCTCCCGGCCTACGACGTAGAGGAGGAGGTCTCCTCCGAGCACGTTCTTCCGGTAGAGGGCCGTGGCGAGGTCGCGCGTAAGGTAGAGGGTCGTCCCGTCGGACTTGAGGAGAAGGGCCGGGGGGAGGTCGTCGCCGAGGCGGACGACGAAGGCGCCTTCGCTCTCCTCGAGAAGGCCCTTGGCGCGAACCTCTTCGAGAACCCCGGGGATCTGGTCGTTGTAGAAGCTCTCCCCGAGGATGTACTCGAAGGAAACCCCGAGTCTGTCGTAGATGCGCATGAATTCCTTGAGGCTCTCGTCGACGAACATCCGCCAGAGCTTCCTCGCCTGCGGGTCCCCGTCCTCGAGGCGCTTAAACCAGCGCCTCCCCTCGTCTTCGAGCTCCGGCCGCCGCTCGGCCTCTTCGTGGAAGCGGACGTAGAGTTCGAGGTAGGCGCGAATCTTGTCCGAAGCCCCCTCGGGGATGCCCCACATCGCGTAGGCGGCCATGAGCTTCCCGAACTGCGTCCCCCAGTCGCCGATGTGGTTCACGCGCAGGACTTCGTACCTCGCCCGAAGGAGGAGGTTCCGGATCGCCTGACCGATCACCGTCGAGCGCAGGTGCCCGACGCCGAACGGCTTGGCGATGTTCGGCGAGGACATGTCGATCACGACGCGCTTCCCCGCCCCCCAAGAAAAGCGGGCGAAATCCGGCGCCGCCGTCTCGCGCAGGATGTCGCGCACCGCCGCCGTACGGGGAAGGGCGACGTTCACGTAACCGCCGTCCGCTCGGGCGGAAAATCCCCGCGCGGACAACGCTTCTGCGATCGTCCGGGCGATTTCGGCCGGCGGACGACGACGCTCCTTGGCCAGGCGAAAGGTGGGAAAGGCCACGTCCCCGAGGGAAGGGTCCGGAGGCGTGTCCAGAAGCTGCTCGATATCCTCGGGGGAGAGTTCCGTGACGAGTTCTGCCAGCGCATCGCGCACCGGTCGCCAGTACACCGCGTCAACCCCGCTTTCCCGAATTTCCCGCCGTTCCACGGTTCGGTGCAATCCGTTTCGTTATTGTACCGCAGCGGCGTACCGTCCGCCAAATCCGGGAAAGTCGGTGCGCGCCGGCTTTTGCGCCCGAACCAAAAACCCCCGAGGGTGTTGTTATTCATTTTAGAAAAAGTATACGTACCCGGCATCTCGAGAGTTCTCGAGCGACAAAGTTCCGCGGGGAAAAAGAGAAAAGAACCTGCCACAGAAAAAAGCGCAAATCCGGAGAAAAAACGTTCCCCGGATTACTTTACCTTTACTACTTTACTTTACAAAATAAGAAAAGAGACCGCTCAAAAGACCCATGAGGATCGAACCGAAAAACGCGGGCCAAAACCCGTGGACGACGAATCCGGACACGACGCTCCCCACGAGCCAGAAGAGGAGGGCGTTCACCACGAGGCCGAACAACCCCAAAGTAAGCACGTTGAGAGGGAGGGTGAGGAGGTTGAGGACGGGGCGGATCACGGCGTTCACCAGGCCCCAGAGGAGCGCAGCGACGATCGCCGCCCCGACGCCGTGAACCTCGATCCCCTGCAAGATATACGGAAGGAAGAGGATCGCGATCGCGTTTCCGAGAAAGCGGACGAGCACGGCGCATTCCCCTTTCCGGACGCCACACGCGGACCGACCGCCCGCGGAGGACGTCTCTTTTTCCAGGATACCAGACATTCCCACGCAAGAAAAGCCGCGGCGATCGCCAAAAATCTGTCTTGACAGCTGTAAGAAAAAGTTGTATGCATGACGCACGGGGGTGGTGCCCCATGGCGATGTCCTTACCC
This window encodes:
- a CDS encoding Arginyl-tRNA synthetase, with amino-acid sequence MERREIRESGVDAVYWRPVRDALAELVTELSPEDIEQLLDTPPDPSLGDVAFPTFRLAKERRRPPAEIARTIAEALSARGFSARADGGYVNVALPRTAAVRDILRETAAPDFARFSWGAGKRVVIDMSSPNIAKPFGVGHLRSTVIGQAIRNLLLRARYEVLRVNHIGDWGTQFGKLMAAYAMWGIPEGASDKIRAYLELYVRFHEEAERRPELEDEGRRWFKRLEDGDPQARKLWRMFVDESLKEFMRIYDRLGVSFEYILGESFYNDQIPGVLEEVRAKGLLEESEGAFVVRLGDDLPPALLLKSDGTTLYLTRDLATALYRKNVLGGDLLLYVVGREQSLHFEQLRGVLRRMGYPWADAIVHVPFGLLRFGGKKLSTRRGRVIFLEEVLDEAKARALQILEEKSPHLADKEGVAEAIGVGAVIFNDLRQSRLHDIDFDMEEALSFEGETGPYVQYTYARAKSLFRRAGAACEEALADVLPDVRAIAGDRGWELLKLVAAYPRAVRKGIELYEPSAVARHILDVAKAFNRYYQEERILVEDPEERRAKLALVARVARVLADGLDVLGLKVLEEI
- a CDS encoding rhomboid family serine protease, which translates into the protein MEGEVQGEATFWALVEAYIQRRGFRIVAWRDALDVRGVRPSVHLVEKAGDRVTYVRLFCAASGTFPLSEVVRATARMGEMLRRRFRVPSLEAVLLYVACGARAAGAPEGRVPSPGDGEVRVALSEVRGSMDFLLGMLSPADGGFVLSVAEVPTAGAGEIRLSLCSFGASGRRGPVREVSGPVSPSSAANGARSPGLSGAGEDPRTRLAERECAFWQEVLADGLRPRLPRYASWWSGSFSSSVLAGGLRRKGRGVSSPSDGSFEARPPMLGTYLLLGTSAVTYLLLSWPELADRVQECWVRHAGIFGLVLEGLGSSFVFGGFSSLVLAAFALYVLAPPVESAFGTARLITIYVGGGLLGVRWAEALSGAEAWGGTAALYALVGGLMSFLFRRRRLLGREFLVDAGVLLGITLLLLFAFASVHPVLAFGGLLGGSLLGVALTPELGASPVRTSFWALVAYGLFLAWGMLSA